The Macaca fascicularis isolate 582-1 chromosome 1, T2T-MFA8v1.1 genome includes a window with the following:
- the STRIP1 gene encoding striatin-interacting protein 1 isoform X4, translating to MEPAAGGPGPLIVNNKQPQPPPPPPPATAQPPPGAPRAGAGLLPGGKAREFNRNQRKDSEGYSESPDLEFEYADTDKWAAELSELYSYTEGPEFLMNRKCFEEDFRIHVTDKKWTELDTNQHRTHAMRLLDGLEVTAREKRLKVARAILYVAQGTFGECSSEAEVQSWMRYNIFLLLEVGTFNALVELLNMEIDNSAACSSAVRKPAISLADSTDLRVLLNIMYLIVETVHQECEGDKAEWRTMRQTFRAELGSPLYNSEPFAIMLFGMVTKFCSGHAPHFPMKKVLLLLWKTVLCTLGGFEELQSMKAEKRSILGLPPLPEDSIKVIRNMRAASPPASASDLIEQQQKRGRREHKALIKQDNLDAFNERDPYKADDSREEEEENDDDNSLEGETFPLERDEVMPPPLQHPQTDRLTCPKGLPWAPKVREKDIEMFLESSRSKFIGYTLGSDTNTVVGLPRPIHESIKTLKQERTLRVGKKVERGASSL from the exons ATGGAGCCGGCAGCCGGCGGTCCGGGCCCACTGATCGTGAACAACAAGCAGCCCCAGCCTCCGCCACCTCCGCCGCCGGCAACCGCACAGCCACCACCCGGGGCACCGCGGGCCGGCGCGGGCCTCCTTCCTGGGGGCAAAGCCCGGGAGTTCAACCGCAACCAGCGCAAAGACTCGGAG GGCTATTCGGAGTCACCAGACCTGGAGTTTGAGTATGCTGACACAGACAAGTGGGCTGCAGAGCTCTCGG AGCTTTACAGCTACACGGAAGGGCCAGAATTCCTGATGAATCGAAAATGCTTTGAGGAGGACTTCCGGATCCATG TGACAGACAAGAAGTGGACTGAGCTGGACACCAACCAGCACCGGACCCATGCCATGAGGCTCCTGGATGGCTTGGAAGTCACTGCCAGGGAGAAGAGACTTAAGGTGGCTCGAGCAATTCTCTATGTTGCTCAAG GCACGTTTGGGGAGTGCAGCTCGGAGGCAGAAGTGCAGTCCTGGATGCGCTACAACATCTTTCTCCTCCTGGAGGTGGGCACGTTCAATGCTCTGGTGGAGCTTCTGAACATGGAAATAGA CAACAGTGCCGCCTGCAGCAGTGCTGTGAGGAAGCCCGCCATCTCCCTGGCTGACAGCACAGACCTCAG GGTCCTGCTCAACATCATGTACCTGATAGTGGAGACCGTTCACCAGGAGTGTGAGGGTGACAAGGCTGAGTGGAGGACCATGCGGCAGACCTTCAGAGCCGAACTGG GCTCCCCGCTGTACAACAGTGAGCCGTTTGCCATCATGCTGTTTGGGATGGTGACCAAATTTTGCAGTGGTCACGCCCCTCACTTCCCCATGAAGAAAGTTCTCTTGCTGCTCTGGAAGACAGTATTG TGCACGCTGGGCGGCTTTGAGGAGCTGCAGAGCATGAAGGCTGAGAAGCGCAGCATCCTGGGCCTCCCCCCACTTCCTGAGGACAGCATCAAAGTGATTCGCAACATGAGGGCAGCCTCTCCACCAGCATCTGCTTCAGACTTGATTGAGCAGCAGCAGAAACGGGGCCGCCGAGAGCACAAG GCTCTGATAAAGCAGGACAACCTAGATGCCTTCAACGAGCGGGATCCCTACAAGGCTGATGACTCtcgagaagaggaagaggagaatgaTGATGACAACAGTCTGGAGGGGGAGACGTTCCCCCTGGAACGAGATGAAGTGATGCCTCCCCCACTACAGCACCCACAGACTGACAGGCTGACCTGCCCCAAAGGGCTCCCCTGGGCTCCCAAGGTCAG AGAGAAAGATATTGAGATGTTCCTCGAGTCCAGCCGCAGCAAATTTATAGGTTACACACTAGGCAG TGACACGAACACAGTGGTGGGGCTGCCCAGGCCAATCCACGAAAGCATCAAGACTCTGAAACAG GAGAGAACATTAAGAGTGGGGAAGAAGGTCGAGCgtggtgcctcaagcctgtaa
- the STRIP1 gene encoding striatin-interacting protein 1 isoform X5 yields MEPAAGGPGPLIVNNKQPQPPPPPPPATAQPPPGAPRAGAGLLPGGKAREFNRNQRKDSEGYSESPDLEFEYADTDKWAAELSELYSYTEGPEFLMNRKCFEEDFRIHVTDKKWTELDTNQHRTHAMRLLDGLEVTAREKRLKVARAILYVAQGTFGECSSEAEVQSWMRYNIFLLLEVGTFNALVELLNMEIDNSAACSSAVRKPAISLADSTDLRVLLNIMYLIVETVHQECEGDKAEWRTMRQTFRAELGSPLYNSEPFAIMLFGMVTKFCSGHAPHFPMKKVLLLLWKTVLCTLGGFEELQSMKAEKRSILGLPPLPEDSIKVIRNMRAASPPASASDLIEQQQKRGRREHKALIKQDNLDAFNERDPYKADDSREEEEENDDDNSLEGETFPLERDEVMPPPLQHPQTDRLTCPKGLPWAPKVRQQLKK; encoded by the exons ATGGAGCCGGCAGCCGGCGGTCCGGGCCCACTGATCGTGAACAACAAGCAGCCCCAGCCTCCGCCACCTCCGCCGCCGGCAACCGCACAGCCACCACCCGGGGCACCGCGGGCCGGCGCGGGCCTCCTTCCTGGGGGCAAAGCCCGGGAGTTCAACCGCAACCAGCGCAAAGACTCGGAG GGCTATTCGGAGTCACCAGACCTGGAGTTTGAGTATGCTGACACAGACAAGTGGGCTGCAGAGCTCTCGG AGCTTTACAGCTACACGGAAGGGCCAGAATTCCTGATGAATCGAAAATGCTTTGAGGAGGACTTCCGGATCCATG TGACAGACAAGAAGTGGACTGAGCTGGACACCAACCAGCACCGGACCCATGCCATGAGGCTCCTGGATGGCTTGGAAGTCACTGCCAGGGAGAAGAGACTTAAGGTGGCTCGAGCAATTCTCTATGTTGCTCAAG GCACGTTTGGGGAGTGCAGCTCGGAGGCAGAAGTGCAGTCCTGGATGCGCTACAACATCTTTCTCCTCCTGGAGGTGGGCACGTTCAATGCTCTGGTGGAGCTTCTGAACATGGAAATAGA CAACAGTGCCGCCTGCAGCAGTGCTGTGAGGAAGCCCGCCATCTCCCTGGCTGACAGCACAGACCTCAG GGTCCTGCTCAACATCATGTACCTGATAGTGGAGACCGTTCACCAGGAGTGTGAGGGTGACAAGGCTGAGTGGAGGACCATGCGGCAGACCTTCAGAGCCGAACTGG GCTCCCCGCTGTACAACAGTGAGCCGTTTGCCATCATGCTGTTTGGGATGGTGACCAAATTTTGCAGTGGTCACGCCCCTCACTTCCCCATGAAGAAAGTTCTCTTGCTGCTCTGGAAGACAGTATTG TGCACGCTGGGCGGCTTTGAGGAGCTGCAGAGCATGAAGGCTGAGAAGCGCAGCATCCTGGGCCTCCCCCCACTTCCTGAGGACAGCATCAAAGTGATTCGCAACATGAGGGCAGCCTCTCCACCAGCATCTGCTTCAGACTTGATTGAGCAGCAGCAGAAACGGGGCCGCCGAGAGCACAAG GCTCTGATAAAGCAGGACAACCTAGATGCCTTCAACGAGCGGGATCCCTACAAGGCTGATGACTCtcgagaagaggaagaggagaatgaTGATGACAACAGTCTGGAGGGGGAGACGTTCCCCCTGGAACGAGATGAAGTGATGCCTCCCCCACTACAGCACCCACAGACTGACAGGCTGACCTGCCCCAAAGGGCTCCCCTGGGCTCCCAAGGTCAG GCAGCAACTTAAGAAATAG